The Streptomyces kanamyceticus DNA segment CAGGTACGCGGGCGAGGCGGCGACCCCGGCCCTCGGCAAGCCCGCCAAGCGGTTCGCCGGGCGGATGAAGTCGGTACAGACGGTGCTCGGCGACCACCAGGACAGCGTGCTCGCGCGCGAGGCCCTGCGAACACTCGCGATCCAGGCGCATCTGGCCGGGGAGACGGCGTTCACCTGGGGTCTTCTGTACGGACAGGAGGAGGCGGCGGGGGCGGACCGGGAGGGGGAGTTGCCGGGGGTGTGGGCCAGGGCTGCCGGGGAGAAGGTGCGGGCGGCGCTTCGTGACGGAACGAGCGGCTGATCGTTCCATCTGATGCACGGCTTCCCCGCTGGCGCGGGGGTGATCCGACGGAATCGACCGGCATGTCGACGTCTCTCATGTGCTCCCCGCATCTGCGGGGGTTTCCGATCACTGTGTGAGGGGTGGCCCCGGCCACGTTAGGCTTGAGGGTCACCCCTGCCAGCTCACGAAGGTTCGCGAGATGCCTGCCGAGTCCGTTTTTCCTCAGCTTGAGGCACTGCTCCCGCATGTGCAGAAGCCGATCCAATACGTCGGCGGTGAGCTGAACTCGACCGTCAAGCCGTGGGACTCCTGCGACGTCCGCTGGGCGCTCATGTACCCGGACGCCTACGAGGTCGGGCTGCCCAATCAGGGCGTCATGATCCTTTACGAGGTGCTCAACGAGCGTGAGGGCGTCCTCGCCGAGCGCACCTACAGCGTGTGGCCCGACCTGGAGGCCCTGATGCGCGAGCACCAGGTCCCGCAGTTCACCGTCGACTCGCACCGCCCCGTCGGCGAGTTCGACGTCTTCGGGCTCAGCTTCTCCACGGAGCTCGGGTACACGAACATGCTCACCGCCCTCGACCTCGCGGGCATCCCGCTGGAGTCGAAGGACCGCTCCATCGACGACCCGATCGTGCTCGCCGGAGGCCACGCCGCCTTCAACCCCGAGCCGATCGCCCAGTTCATCGACTGCGTGGTCATCGGCGACGGCGAGCAGGCCGTGCTCGACATGACGGCGATCATCCGCGAGTGGAAGGCCGAGGGCCGCCCCGGCGGCCGCGAGGAGGTCCTCTTCCGGCTCGCGCGGACCGGTTCGGTCTACGTCCCGGCGTTCTACGACGTCGAGTACCTCCCCGACGGCCGCATCGGCCGCGTCGTGCCGAACAAGTCCGGTGTCCCGTGGCGCGTGTCCAAGCACACCGTCATGGACCTCGACGAGTGGCCCTACCCCAAGCAGCCCCTCGTGCCGCTCGCGGAGACCGTCCACGAGCGCATGTCCGTAGAGATCTTCCGCGGCTGCACCCGCGGCTGCCGTTTCTGCCAGGCCGGCATGATCACGCGCCCCGTGCGGGAGCGAAGCATCACCGGCATCGGCGACATGGTGGACCGAGGTCTCAAGGCGACCGGCTTCGAGGAAGTCGGCCTGCTCTCGCTCTCCTCCGCGGATCACACCGAGATCGCCGACGTCGCCAAGGGCCTCGCCGACCGGTACGAGGAGGACAAGATCGGCCTGTCCCTCCCCTCGACCCGCGTGGACGCCTTCAACATCGACCTCGCGAACGAGCTGACCAGGAACGGCCGTCGGTCGGGTCTGACGTTCGCCCCCGAGGGCGGCAGCGAGCGGATGCGGAAGGTCATCAACAAGATGGTCTCCGAAGAGGACCTCATCCGCACCGTCGCGACCGCGTACGGCAACGGCTGGCGACAGGTCAAGCTGTACTTCATGCTCGGCCTGCCCACCGAGACCGACGAGGACGTCCTGCAGATCGCGGACATGGCGGCGAACGTCATCGCCAAGGGCCGCGAGGTCGCGGGCAACGACATCCGCTGCACCGTCTCCATCGGCGGCTTCGTGCCCAAGCCGCACACGCCGTTCCAGTGGGCCCCGCAGCTCTCCTCCGAGGAGACGGACGCCCGCCTCGCCAAGCTCCGCGACAAGATCCGCGGCGACAAGAAGTACGGCCGCTCGATCGGCTTCCGCTACCACGACGGCAAGCCCGGCATCGTCGAGGGCCTGCTCTCGCGCGGCGACCGCCGTATCGGCGCCGTCATCCGCGCCGTCTACGAGGACGGCGGCCGCTTCGACGGCTGGCGCGAGTACTTCTCGTACGAGCGCTGGATGCGCTGCGCCGAGAAGACGCTGCCCGAGGTGGGCGTCGACGTCGACTGGTACACCACGCGCGAGCGTACGTACGAAGAGGTCCTGCCCTGGGACCACCTGGACTCCGGTCTCGACAAGGACTGGCTCTGGGACGACTGGCAGGACTCGCTCGACGAGACCGAGGTCGAGGACTGCCGCTGGACCCCCTGCTTCGACTGCGGCGTCTGCCCGCAGATGCAGACCGAGATCCAGATCGGCCCGACCGGCAAGAAGCTCCTGCCGCTCACGGTCGTGAAGTAACCGAGACACCTGACAGTGCCTCAACTCGCCCCGCCCTCGGGCCTGGTGCACCGCTCCTTCATCGCCGCGATGGAGGAGTTCCGGGCCGAGGGGCGCGGCGGGCCCGACGACGACACGACGCTCGGCCGCACCCTGTGCGACTACGGCGGGCGGTGGCAGGACCCCGGCGTCTTCGCGTCGTACGTCGCCGAGGTCCGCTCCGCCGCCTACCCCGCCGAGCCGCTCGGCGTGCCCGTCACCACCCTCTGGTACTCGGAAGGCGCCGACTACCTCGGCCGCATCTCCGTCCGCCACAGCGTCGCCACGCGCTTCCTGCGCGAGTACGGCGGCCACATCGGCTACGACGTACGCCCCACCGCCCGCCGCCGCGGCCACGCCACCGAGATGCTCCGCGCCTCGCTGCCGTACGCGGCCGGTCTCGGCCTGGAATCCGTCCTGGTGACCTGCGACACCGACAACATCGGGTCCCGCAAGGTGATCGAGGCCGCGGGCGGTGCCTTCGAGGACGAGCGCGCCGGGAAACTGCGCTACTGGATCCGAACCGACGCCGCACGCGTCTAGGACGACATGGACCTGGAAAAACGGCCCGCTCCGCAGGTGGACCTGGAGAAGCGACCTGCTCGGCAGGGAGAGCAGCCCCCGCCGCCCTCCGCACCGCCGGGGGCCGACGGCTGTCTCGCCGTCGCCATCCGCATCCCGGTACGGATCGTGGTGCTCGTCCTCGTCGTCCCGGTGCGCCTCGTCTGGGACGCGCTCGCCGTGTGCGGCCGCTTCGTGTACTTCAAGGCCCTGCGCCCGGTCGGGCGTGGCATCGGCGCGGTCCTGACGTGGCTGTTGAAGGCCGTGTTCGTGTGGCCGTGGGTGGGTCTTTGGCGGTACGTGGTGGTGCCGGTCGGTGTGGGGCTCGCGTGGCTCGGGCGGGTGCTGGTCGTGGTGCCTGCCGTGTGGCTGTACGCGCGCGTGCTGACGCCGATCGGGCACGGCATCGCGTGGCTGGCCCGAGGGATCGGCGCCGGAATCGCCGCCGTGGCGTTCGGCATCGGCGCGGCCTGCGCATGGCTGTGGCGCACCCTCGTCGTGACCCCCGCGATGTGGCTGTACGCGCGCGTGCTGACGCCCATCGGACACGGCATCGCCTGGCTCGCCCGGGTGATCGGCGCCGGCGCCACGGCTGCCGGGCGTGGCATCGGCGCGGTCCTGACATGGCTGTTGAAGGCCGTGTTCGTGTGGCCGTGGGTGGGTCTTTGGCGGTACGTGGTGGTGCCGGTGGGTGTGGGGCTCGCGTGGCTCGGGCGGGTGCTGGTCGTGGTGCCCGCGGTGTGGCTGTACGCGCGCGTGCTGACGCCGATCGGGCACGGCATCGCCTGGCTGGCCCGCGGGATCGGCACCGGAATCGCCTGGCTGGCACGGGGAATCGGCGCCGGAATCGCCTGGCTGGGGCGCGGCATCTGGACCGTCCTCGCGACGCTGTGCCGCTGGGTCTTCGTCGTGCCCGCCGTCGCCCTGTGGCGCTGGGTCCTCGCGCCCGTCGGGCGGGCGATCGCCGTCGTCGCGCGCGAGGTCGGCGACGCGCTCGGGCACGCCTGGCGCATCGCCGGGCACATCTCGCTCGTCGTGGGCCGCTTCCTCGCCAAGCTCCTTCGGTGGATCTTCGTCGAGCCGGTCCGCTGGGCGTACAGGGCGGTCCTCACCCCCGTCGGGCACGCGGTCCGTGACCTGGTGTGGCGCCCCGCGGCCGCGGCCGCCCGCGGCGTCGGCCGCACCGCGCGAGCGGCGATCGCCTCGGCCCGCGACAGCGTCCGCCAGGCCCGGGCCGACGTACGGCGCATGCTCTTCGGAGCGCCGAAGGAGCCGGTGCCGGTGCCGGTACCGGTGGCCCGGCGGGAACAGGACACACCGGAGCCACGTACTCTAGGTAGCAGTACGACCGCACTCATGAAGGACTGACGACACTGGGCAAGCGACAGCCCGTAGGCCCGCCGCCCGCACCCGCGGTGCAGCGCATCCGACTGCGCTACACCAAGCGCGGCCGCCTCCGGTTCACCAGCCACCGTGACTTCCAGCGCGCCTTCGAGCGTGCGTTGCGCCGCGCCGAGGTGCCCATGGCGTACTCGGCGGGGTTCACTCCGCACCCCAAGGTGTCGTACGCCAATGCCGCACCCACCGGCACCGGCAGTGAGGCCGAGTACCTGGAGATCGCGCTCACCGCGCCGCGCGACCCGGAGAAGCTCCGGGCGCTCCTCGACGAGTCGATGCCCGCGGGGCTCGACATCGTCGACGCCGTCGAGTCCCACACTTCCGGACTCGCCGACCGCCTGACCGCCTCCGTCTGGGAGCTGCGCCTGGACGGCGTGGAGCCCGCGGAAGCGGAGCGCGCGGCCGGTCTCTTCCGGACCGCC contains these protein-coding regions:
- a CDS encoding TIGR03960 family B12-binding radical SAM protein → MPAESVFPQLEALLPHVQKPIQYVGGELNSTVKPWDSCDVRWALMYPDAYEVGLPNQGVMILYEVLNEREGVLAERTYSVWPDLEALMREHQVPQFTVDSHRPVGEFDVFGLSFSTELGYTNMLTALDLAGIPLESKDRSIDDPIVLAGGHAAFNPEPIAQFIDCVVIGDGEQAVLDMTAIIREWKAEGRPGGREEVLFRLARTGSVYVPAFYDVEYLPDGRIGRVVPNKSGVPWRVSKHTVMDLDEWPYPKQPLVPLAETVHERMSVEIFRGCTRGCRFCQAGMITRPVRERSITGIGDMVDRGLKATGFEEVGLLSLSSADHTEIADVAKGLADRYEEDKIGLSLPSTRVDAFNIDLANELTRNGRRSGLTFAPEGGSERMRKVINKMVSEEDLIRTVATAYGNGWRQVKLYFMLGLPTETDEDVLQIADMAANVIAKGREVAGNDIRCTVSIGGFVPKPHTPFQWAPQLSSEETDARLAKLRDKIRGDKKYGRSIGFRYHDGKPGIVEGLLSRGDRRIGAVIRAVYEDGGRFDGWREYFSYERWMRCAEKTLPEVGVDVDWYTTRERTYEEVLPWDHLDSGLDKDWLWDDWQDSLDETEVEDCRWTPCFDCGVCPQMQTEIQIGPTGKKLLPLTVVK
- a CDS encoding GNAT family N-acetyltransferase, with translation MPQLAPPSGLVHRSFIAAMEEFRAEGRGGPDDDTTLGRTLCDYGGRWQDPGVFASYVAEVRSAAYPAEPLGVPVTTLWYSEGADYLGRISVRHSVATRFLREYGGHIGYDVRPTARRRGHATEMLRASLPYAAGLGLESVLVTCDTDNIGSRKVIEAAGGAFEDERAGKLRYWIRTDAARV
- a CDS encoding TIGR03936 family radical SAM-associated protein produces the protein MQRIRLRYTKRGRLRFTSHRDFQRAFERALRRAEVPMAYSAGFTPHPKVSYANAAPTGTGSEAEYLEIALTAPRDPEKLRALLDESMPAGLDIVDAVESHTSGLADRLTASVWELRLDGVEPAEAERAAGLFRTAETVEVQRRTKNGMRTFDAREAVVSLAVIADGEVITHDTDRPSDKPCAILRLVVRHVTPAVRPDDVLSGLRAVADLAPPVPAAVTRLAQGLFDEETGTVTDPLAPDREAVTAAEPTAAVPAAAKAPAPEGPR